Proteins from one Limanda limanda chromosome 9, fLimLim1.1, whole genome shotgun sequence genomic window:
- the LOC133010990 gene encoding cyclin-dependent kinase-like 5 isoform X1 has translation MKIPDIGDVMNKFEVLGIVGEGAYGVVLKCRHKETNEIVAIKKFKDSEENEEVKETTLRELKMLRTLKQENIVELKEAFRRRGKLYLVFEYVEKNMLELLEELPNGVPTEKARSYIFQLIKAIHWCHKHDIVHRDIKPENLLISSDDTLKLCDFGFARNLSEGTDANYTEYVATRWYRSPELLLGAPYGKAVDMWSVGCILGELSDGQPLFPGESEIDQLFTIQKVLGPLPPEQMKLFYNNPRFHGLRFPAVNHPQTLERRYLGIIGGGLLDLLKNLLLLNPTERFLTEQSLNHHTFQTLRLVERPGPPTPTPVRSSKRKPHHGDNTTPSRSHGSKSSGSHRSSSREGSSLPRHEDLHPSNDSFLNGNMPTAINLSPTLHPKNYQPQIFNHSTSCSMDLASSNLPHLLSPGEAKGKGDFDKSLGSKVSDGPGAKYLKSNFRSQQNRHSFVEGKTNTLQSGEKHSRHSYMESHSSTPSSSKFAYLNLSKSYGTLSDAKSVGNLNDVHLYADEPTARYFPSSCLDLTAPSSPAARRVDRLGLGTASRGSMRTERESNTLDSSYRRSSIRHKASEEAKSPDTLDPGESGVERTHAHSLSAPHDNVSYGQGYNSPFSSQQRPHRHSMYVRRDHQRTHGADEGLVVSQGMPTRASSLQLLSPQLQHRTLPHHSGGSSREEDMSRQTEQAPTEVIHSRPPIRDSTRDNSASFHTQRQKSEVGLYHDKQTEDGGSSKENRNIYSESMPRRVGSFYRVPSPRPDNSFHDSRGQSRGSGLSGDSSGLTNHSKRQQGFDPWTGPDTVVLSSSEPSKEKEKQGFFRAIKKKKKKSQMMEVPGGRPPVIKKCLFPLFSPKNNIKHSSTVRVLPVVPSPMVPTEGVDPVIQKSSRSSGHQSGRHRTRDKSRDRDRDRDKDWPPEKLSDSHSPSQPLKSLRKLLHLSSSSSNQTAPSDMRYQQLPNPASAQGGFSESRGHSGVSTPQLKSRQAAYPLPAQLESGWHPSALGRPEGNPYPEQMGIKGGQNGHGFGRPSRSRMPNLNDLKETAL, from the exons GAGACCAATGAAATTGTGGCCATTAAGAAGTTCAAGGACAGTGAAG AAAATGAAGAGGTTAAAGAAACGACTCTGCGGGAGCTTAAGATGCTCCGCACGCTCAAGCAGGAAAATATCGTGGAGTTGAAAGAGGCATTCCGCAGAAGAGGAAAGCTGTATCTCGTCTTTGAGTATGTGGAGAAG AACATGCttgagctgctggaggagttACCCAATGGTGTGCCGACAGAGAAAGCCCGCAGCTACATCTTCCAACTAATCAAGGCGATCCACTGGTGCCACAAGCATGACATCGTTCATCGGG acATAAAGCCAGAAAACCTTCTCATCAGCTCTGACGACACCCTGAAGTTGTGTGACTTTG GCTTTGCACGTAATCTCTCAGAGGGGACTGATGCCAATTACACAGAGTATGTCGCCACTAGATGGTACCGCTCTCCAGAGCTCCTGCTCGG GGCACCTTACGGGAAGGCGGTGGACATGTGGTCAGTGGGCTGCATCCTCGGAGAGCTGAGCGACGGACAGCCTCTGTTCCCAGGAGAGAGTGAGATTGACCAGCTCTTCACCATTCAGAAAGTGCTGGGACCCCTGCCACCAGAACAGATGAAGCTTTTCTATAACAACCCCCGCTTCCATGGGCTGCGG TTCCCTGCTGTGAACCACCCACAGACCCTGGAGCGCCGATACCTGGGAATCATTGGCGGAGGCCTGCTGGACCTGCTGAAG AACCTGCTGTTGCTGAACCCGACAGAGCGGTTTCTCACGGAGCAGAGCCTCAACCACCACACCTTCCAGACTCTGCGGCTGGTGGAGCGGCCAGGCCCACCGACACCGACACCTGTACGCTCCTCCAAGAGAAAACCTCACCATGGAGACAACACCACCCCCAGCAG gagcCATGGTAGTAAGAGCTCAGGAAGCCAtcgctccagcagcagagagggctCCAGCTTGCCTCGGCATGAAGACCTCCACCCCAGCAACGACAGCTTTCTCAACGGCAACATGCCTACAGCGATCAACCTCAGTCCCACCCTGCATCCCAAGAACTACCAGCCGCAGATCTTTAACCATTCCACTTCGTGCAGCATGGACCTAGCCAGCAGCAACCTGCCTCACTTGCTCAGTCCCGGTGAGGCCAAGGGCAAGGGGGACTTCGACAAGAGCCTGGGATCCAAGGTGTCAGACGGCCCCGGGGCCAAGTACCTCAAATCCAATTTCCGCTCGCAGCAGAACCGCCATTCCTTTGTGGAGGGTAAAACCAACACGCTTCAGTCAGGGGAGAAACATAGTAGACACAGCTACATGGAGTCTCACAGCtccacaccctcctcctccaagtTTGCCTACCTAAACTTATCCAAGAGCTACGGTACTCTTAGTGATGCCAAGTCTGTGGGAAACTTAAATGATGTGCATCTCTATGCGGATGAGCCTACAGCGCGCTATTTTCCTTCAAGCTGCCTTGACCTCACGGCTCCGAGCAGCCCAGCAGCCCGCCGAGTCGACAGACTGGGACTCGGCACAGCAAGCCGAGGAAGCATGCGCACAGAGAGGGAAAGCAACACTCTGGACTCTTCTTACAGGCGCTCATCCATCCGCCACAAGGCCTCAGAGGAGGCCAAGTCGCCAGATACCCTGGACCCTGGGGAAAGTGGCGTGGAAAGGACCCACGCTCACTCTCTGTCCGCCCCACATGACAATGTGTCTTACGGTCAGGGGTACAATAGCCCCTTCTCCTCCCAGCAGAGGCCGCACCGTCACTCTATGTACGTAAGGAGGGACCACCAGAGGACACACGGGGCGGACGAGGGTCTGGTGGTGAGTCAGGGCATGCCTACCAGAGCCAGCAGCCTCCAGCTCCTTTCCCCACAGCTGCAGCACCGCACGCTGCCTCACCACTCTGGGGGCTCctccagagaagaagacatgagCAGG CAGACTGAACAGGCACCCACTGAGGTCATCCACAGCAGACCCCCAATAAGGGACTCGACCAGGGACAACTCTGCATCTTTTCACACACAACGGCAAAAAAGCGAG GTCGGCTTATATCATGACAAGCAAACAGAAGATGGAGGCTCCTCCAAAGAGAATCGTAACATCTACAGTGAATCCATGCCAAGGAGAGTGGGAAGCTTCTACAGAG TCCCTTCCCCCCGGCCAGACAACTCCTTTCATGATAGCAGGGGTCAGAGCCGGGGCTCTGGCTTGTCCGGGGACAGCAGCGGTTTGACCAACCACTCCAAACGCCAGCAGGGCTTTGACCCTTG gaCTGGCCCAGATACTGTTGTGTTGAGCTCCTCTGAGCCGtccaaagaaaaagagaagcagGGTTTCTTCAGAgcaataaagaagaaaaagaaaaaatcgcAAATG ATGGAGGTCCCCGGTGGAAGGCCTCCTGTCATCAAGAAATGTCTTTTCCCTCTGTTTAGCCCAAAGAATAACATAAAGCATAGTTCCACTGTGAGAGTCCTCCCTGTAGTGCCGTCTCCCATG GTCCCCACTGAAGGGGTGGATCCAGTCATCCAGAAGTCGTCCAGGTCTTCAGGTCACCAGAGCGGCCGCCACAGGACCCGTGACAAGAGCAGAGACCGAGACCGAGACAGGGACAAGGACTGGCCTCCTGAGAAGCTGTCGGATTCACATTCTCCG AGTCAACCACTGAAGTCACTTCGCAAGCTCCTGCACctttcgtcctcctcctccaaccagACGGCGCCCTCTGATATGCGCTATCAGCAACTGCCTAATCCAGCTTCCGCTCAAGGTGGTTTCTCTGAGAGCCGGGGCCACTCAGGGGTCAGTACGCCCCAGCTGAAGAGCCGACAGGCGGCCTACCCACTGCCTGCACAGCTGGAGTCCGGCTGGCACCCGTCTGCCCTGGGCCGCCCCGAGGGCAACCCCTACCCGGAGCAAATGGGCATCAAGGGAGGCCAGAACGGGCACGGCTTCGGACGCCCGTCCAGGTCTCGTATGCCAAACCTCAATGACCTGAAAGAGACGGCGCTGTGA
- the LOC133010990 gene encoding cyclin-dependent kinase-like 5 isoform X2: MKIPDIGDVMNKFEVLGIVGEGAYGVVLKCRHKETNEIVAIKKFKDSEENEEVKETTLRELKMLRTLKQENIVELKEAFRRRGKLYLVFEYVEKNMLELLEELPNGVPTEKARSYIFQLIKAIHWCHKHDIVHRDIKPENLLISSDDTLKLCDFGFARNLSEGTDANYTEYVATRWYRSPELLLGAPYGKAVDMWSVGCILGELSDGQPLFPGESEIDQLFTIQKVLGPLPPEQMKLFYNNPRFHGLRFPAVNHPQTLERRYLGIIGGGLLDLLKNLLLLNPTERFLTEQSLNHHTFQTLRLVERPGPPTPTPVRSSKRKPHHGDNTTPSRSHGSKSSGSHRSSSREGSSLPRHEDLHPSNDSFLNGNMPTAINLSPTLHPKNYQPQIFNHSTSCSMDLASSNLPHLLSPGEAKGKGDFDKSLGSKVSDGPGAKYLKSNFRSQQNRHSFVEGKTNTLQSGEKHSRHSYMESHSSTPSSSKFAYLNLSKSYGTLSDAKSVGNLNDVHLYADEPTARYFPSSCLDLTAPSSPAARRVDRLGLGTASRGSMRTERESNTLDSSYRRSSIRHKASEEAKSPDTLDPGESGVERTHAHSLSAPHDNVSYGQGYNSPFSSQQRPHRHSMYVRRDHQRTHGADEGLVVSQGMPTRASSLQLLSPQLQHRTLPHHSGGSSREEDMSRTEQAPTEVIHSRPPIRDSTRDNSASFHTQRQKSEVGLYHDKQTEDGGSSKENRNIYSESMPRRVGSFYRVPSPRPDNSFHDSRGQSRGSGLSGDSSGLTNHSKRQQGFDPWTGPDTVVLSSSEPSKEKEKQGFFRAIKKKKKKSQMMEVPGGRPPVIKKCLFPLFSPKNNIKHSSTVRVLPVVPSPMVPTEGVDPVIQKSSRSSGHQSGRHRTRDKSRDRDRDRDKDWPPEKLSDSHSPSQPLKSLRKLLHLSSSSSNQTAPSDMRYQQLPNPASAQGGFSESRGHSGVSTPQLKSRQAAYPLPAQLESGWHPSALGRPEGNPYPEQMGIKGGQNGHGFGRPSRSRMPNLNDLKETAL; encoded by the exons GAGACCAATGAAATTGTGGCCATTAAGAAGTTCAAGGACAGTGAAG AAAATGAAGAGGTTAAAGAAACGACTCTGCGGGAGCTTAAGATGCTCCGCACGCTCAAGCAGGAAAATATCGTGGAGTTGAAAGAGGCATTCCGCAGAAGAGGAAAGCTGTATCTCGTCTTTGAGTATGTGGAGAAG AACATGCttgagctgctggaggagttACCCAATGGTGTGCCGACAGAGAAAGCCCGCAGCTACATCTTCCAACTAATCAAGGCGATCCACTGGTGCCACAAGCATGACATCGTTCATCGGG acATAAAGCCAGAAAACCTTCTCATCAGCTCTGACGACACCCTGAAGTTGTGTGACTTTG GCTTTGCACGTAATCTCTCAGAGGGGACTGATGCCAATTACACAGAGTATGTCGCCACTAGATGGTACCGCTCTCCAGAGCTCCTGCTCGG GGCACCTTACGGGAAGGCGGTGGACATGTGGTCAGTGGGCTGCATCCTCGGAGAGCTGAGCGACGGACAGCCTCTGTTCCCAGGAGAGAGTGAGATTGACCAGCTCTTCACCATTCAGAAAGTGCTGGGACCCCTGCCACCAGAACAGATGAAGCTTTTCTATAACAACCCCCGCTTCCATGGGCTGCGG TTCCCTGCTGTGAACCACCCACAGACCCTGGAGCGCCGATACCTGGGAATCATTGGCGGAGGCCTGCTGGACCTGCTGAAG AACCTGCTGTTGCTGAACCCGACAGAGCGGTTTCTCACGGAGCAGAGCCTCAACCACCACACCTTCCAGACTCTGCGGCTGGTGGAGCGGCCAGGCCCACCGACACCGACACCTGTACGCTCCTCCAAGAGAAAACCTCACCATGGAGACAACACCACCCCCAGCAG gagcCATGGTAGTAAGAGCTCAGGAAGCCAtcgctccagcagcagagagggctCCAGCTTGCCTCGGCATGAAGACCTCCACCCCAGCAACGACAGCTTTCTCAACGGCAACATGCCTACAGCGATCAACCTCAGTCCCACCCTGCATCCCAAGAACTACCAGCCGCAGATCTTTAACCATTCCACTTCGTGCAGCATGGACCTAGCCAGCAGCAACCTGCCTCACTTGCTCAGTCCCGGTGAGGCCAAGGGCAAGGGGGACTTCGACAAGAGCCTGGGATCCAAGGTGTCAGACGGCCCCGGGGCCAAGTACCTCAAATCCAATTTCCGCTCGCAGCAGAACCGCCATTCCTTTGTGGAGGGTAAAACCAACACGCTTCAGTCAGGGGAGAAACATAGTAGACACAGCTACATGGAGTCTCACAGCtccacaccctcctcctccaagtTTGCCTACCTAAACTTATCCAAGAGCTACGGTACTCTTAGTGATGCCAAGTCTGTGGGAAACTTAAATGATGTGCATCTCTATGCGGATGAGCCTACAGCGCGCTATTTTCCTTCAAGCTGCCTTGACCTCACGGCTCCGAGCAGCCCAGCAGCCCGCCGAGTCGACAGACTGGGACTCGGCACAGCAAGCCGAGGAAGCATGCGCACAGAGAGGGAAAGCAACACTCTGGACTCTTCTTACAGGCGCTCATCCATCCGCCACAAGGCCTCAGAGGAGGCCAAGTCGCCAGATACCCTGGACCCTGGGGAAAGTGGCGTGGAAAGGACCCACGCTCACTCTCTGTCCGCCCCACATGACAATGTGTCTTACGGTCAGGGGTACAATAGCCCCTTCTCCTCCCAGCAGAGGCCGCACCGTCACTCTATGTACGTAAGGAGGGACCACCAGAGGACACACGGGGCGGACGAGGGTCTGGTGGTGAGTCAGGGCATGCCTACCAGAGCCAGCAGCCTCCAGCTCCTTTCCCCACAGCTGCAGCACCGCACGCTGCCTCACCACTCTGGGGGCTCctccagagaagaagacatgagCAGG ACTGAACAGGCACCCACTGAGGTCATCCACAGCAGACCCCCAATAAGGGACTCGACCAGGGACAACTCTGCATCTTTTCACACACAACGGCAAAAAAGCGAG GTCGGCTTATATCATGACAAGCAAACAGAAGATGGAGGCTCCTCCAAAGAGAATCGTAACATCTACAGTGAATCCATGCCAAGGAGAGTGGGAAGCTTCTACAGAG TCCCTTCCCCCCGGCCAGACAACTCCTTTCATGATAGCAGGGGTCAGAGCCGGGGCTCTGGCTTGTCCGGGGACAGCAGCGGTTTGACCAACCACTCCAAACGCCAGCAGGGCTTTGACCCTTG gaCTGGCCCAGATACTGTTGTGTTGAGCTCCTCTGAGCCGtccaaagaaaaagagaagcagGGTTTCTTCAGAgcaataaagaagaaaaagaaaaaatcgcAAATG ATGGAGGTCCCCGGTGGAAGGCCTCCTGTCATCAAGAAATGTCTTTTCCCTCTGTTTAGCCCAAAGAATAACATAAAGCATAGTTCCACTGTGAGAGTCCTCCCTGTAGTGCCGTCTCCCATG GTCCCCACTGAAGGGGTGGATCCAGTCATCCAGAAGTCGTCCAGGTCTTCAGGTCACCAGAGCGGCCGCCACAGGACCCGTGACAAGAGCAGAGACCGAGACCGAGACAGGGACAAGGACTGGCCTCCTGAGAAGCTGTCGGATTCACATTCTCCG AGTCAACCACTGAAGTCACTTCGCAAGCTCCTGCACctttcgtcctcctcctccaaccagACGGCGCCCTCTGATATGCGCTATCAGCAACTGCCTAATCCAGCTTCCGCTCAAGGTGGTTTCTCTGAGAGCCGGGGCCACTCAGGGGTCAGTACGCCCCAGCTGAAGAGCCGACAGGCGGCCTACCCACTGCCTGCACAGCTGGAGTCCGGCTGGCACCCGTCTGCCCTGGGCCGCCCCGAGGGCAACCCCTACCCGGAGCAAATGGGCATCAAGGGAGGCCAGAACGGGCACGGCTTCGGACGCCCGTCCAGGTCTCGTATGCCAAACCTCAATGACCTGAAAGAGACGGCGCTGTGA